CTGGAGGCAGCAGGACAGTGTCTATCACATGGATGACGCCGTTGCTGGCCTGGATATCCGCGGTCACCACCTTGGCGTTGTTGATGTAGACGGCATCGCCGCAGAACTGCACGGTCAGCTTGCCTCCCTGGAGGGTGCTGATCTTCATGCACTGCTCCAGGTCACCGGACATGGTCTCACCTGCCGCCACATGGTAGAGTAGGATCTGCGTCAACGTCTCCGTGTCGCACTTGAGCAGGTTCTTCAGAACGCATGGGTCCAGTGCTGCGAACGCGTCATCGGTGGGGGCGAACACCGTGAACGGTCCCGGTCCGCTCAGCTCATCCACGAGGCCTGCAGCCGTCAGTGCTTGTACCAGGCAGTCGAAATCACCGCTCGCTACCGCTATGTCCACAATGGTATCGCCAACAGGTGGTGCCGGCTCCTCTGGTGGGATGAGCACAGTGTCTATCACGTGGATCACACCGTTGCTGGCCTCGATGTCGGCCACCACGACCATGGCGTCATTGATCATGACCCCGTCGGCCGATATGGCAACGTTGAGGCTCTCACCCTGAAGAGTGTCCGCCGTCATCCCATCACTCAGGTCCGTGGACATCACCGCTCCGGACACAACATGGTACAGCAGAATATCTGCAAGCGCAGCCGTGTTGTTGTTGAGCAGGTCATCGAGGACTGCCGGGTCCAGTTTTGCGAACGCGTCATCGGTGGGGGCGAACACCGTGAACGGTCCCGGTCCGCTGAGGTCATCCACGAGGTCGGTCGCGGTCAAGGCAGCGACCAGACTGGTAAAGTTACCATCCTCCTGGGCGATCTCTACAATATTCTTTTCCGTAGCCTGTGCCTGGGTCCCAACGTGGCCTACTACCAAGGCCAACATTAGGGCCAAGCCCACAGCTAACGCCAATGCTTTCTTCATACCATTCATCCTCCGGAATAATTCCGAAAAATATTGTTATCATAAACGATTATATTAGATTTTTAAATAAACAATCGAGCGATACGCAAGTTTCATCCGTCTCTCGTTCCAGGCACCTTGGTGTGTATGCGTTGGCGGTGACTTCGTTCCCTCCACCGTTTGGCTCCGGATTCATGAGTGATAGCGAGCTCCTTCGTCATTCTGCAAGGACGCGGGCTCTATAGCGCATCAATATGGCATCAAGCGAAATGTTCCAGCACGAGACCAGAACATCGACCAACATGGTTAGTGACAGGACAGGCTCAGGGACGACTACGGTAGACCGGCACGGCGTTTAAGTACTCCTACTGAGGATACATGGCCATCTGAAGGGTCACTATGCAAGGAGACATCAACGTCATCACCGCCAAGTCCGAGGATATGAAGCTCATCAAGAAGCTGTCCAGGATCAAGCACACTATCGTGGTCATGTCCGGCAAGGGTGGGGTGGGGAAATCGACCGTAAGCGTGAACCTGGCCGTGGGGCTGGCGATGCGCGGCTACGAGGTCGGAATATTGGATGGGGACATCCACGGGCCGAACATCCCCAAGATGCTGAAGATCGAGAACGTGCAGCTGGACGCTGACGAGAACGGCATCTACCCGGCTTTCGTGCCACCCCACCTCAAGGTCATTTCCATGGCCTTGCTGTCATCGAACCGCGACCAGCCCATCATCTGGAGGGGGCCGATGAAGATGGGAGCGTTACGAAAATTCATCGAGGACGTGTACTGGGGTGACCTGGACTACCTCATCGTGGACCTCCCGCCGGGCACGGGGGACGAGCCGCTGACCATCGCTCAGCTCATACCCAAGGCGGACGGCTCCATCGTCGTGACCACCCCGCAGGACGTCGCCCTGCTGGACTCCCGAAAGACGGTGGTGTTCTCCGAAGGCCTGCACCTTCCGGTGGTGGGCATCATCGAGAACATGGCTGGGATGCAATGCCCCCACTGCGGGAAGGACATCGACCTGTTCAAGATCGGCGGCGGGGAGAAGGCGGCCAAGGAACTTGATGTCCCCTTCCTGGGAAGGGTTCCCATCGACCCGGACGTGGTCAACACCGGCGATGAGGGTCTGCCCATCGTCGCTGCCAATCCTGACTCGCCTGCGGCCAAGGCCTTCAACGAGATCATCGAGAAGGTCATCGAGTTCTCGAACCGCAAGGACGTGCCCCGGCCTTGAAGGCTCAAATGAGCTGATCTTACATCAACAGGCAGAAGGGCAGGAGGAACACCAGGAACAAGCAGGCAGATGTGGCCAGCTTCTTGGTGTCCACATCCTTCTTCTCCAACAGGTAGTAGGAGGCGGGTATGAGCATGGCAAGCAACGCAATGAACAATCCTCCGAGGAGCATCACTATCTCATCGAGGACCCCTATACCGATGATAGTGGCTTTTGCGGACAAGCTTGCCAATACCAGTCCTTCTAGCCCGATGATGGTGGCGACCCCCAGCTCGGCCATCGGTCCCAGGCGGTGGCCGAGGACCTTCTTGCCGAATATGAAACGGCCGTCCATGTACATGATGAGGACGCCTAGGAGGGCCAATACCATTAGCTGCGCTCCCGCGAGCTCAACTGTGAACGCCTTGATCCCTCCGATGCCCACGATGCTGGTCCTAGAAGCTATGCCGATAACCAACACGCCGATGGTTGCGAGCAACAGGAACAGGGACTTCCTTATGAGCAGGGGTAAGCTCTCGCGGCCCTTGAACAGCCGCAGCGTCACCAGGCCCGCACCTAGGGCGAACAGCTGGGCACCCAGGCCTGCCAACCAGAAGCTGTCCATCTGATCGCCGCCCCTTATGGTCATGGGGGCGGCCATCAACGCCACGGCAAGGCCTCCGATGAGCACTGCCATACCTACGATGGCGGGCATCCAGGTGAGAAGCTTGGGGACGATCTTGTGGATGCTGATGATCTTGGAGAGCAACTGGTCCAACTTGAACATCTTTTCCGAGGTGGTCACTGATAGTAGAGCGATCAACCCCAGGAGGAACAGGCCCAGACCGGCGAGCATAACCGTTCCCTGCCTGACACCGCCGATGCCATCAATGCTGACGCCCTTGGCCAGCGCTGCTATTGCCAATCCCTCTATCAGAAGTATGACTGCTAGAGTTAGGGACAAGTGCTTGAACCTGATCTTACTAAGGAACGGTAGGGCCACGCCCCATTGTAATACGTTAGGGATTTAATCCTTGATGTTCTGATTATTGGTGGCGATTCTGACACGGCCATGGGTTTATGAGCCATCATCGCCGTTTCGTATAGGGATAGAAATGAAAATATGTGTCACCGCCGAGGAGCCACAGCTGAGCTCGCTGATAGCCGAGGAGTTCGGCCATGCTCCGTACTTCATAATCTATGACAGCTTCACCCAGAAATGGGACGCGGTCCCCAACGACGCCGGGCCCAGCACCGAGGGCGCGGGCATGGTGGCGGCGGAGCAGATAGCACGCCTGGAGGCGGACGTGGTCCTGACCGGTTTC
The nucleotide sequence above comes from Methanomassiliicoccus sp.. Encoded proteins:
- a CDS encoding fasciclin domain-containing protein, with translation MKKALALAVGLALMLALVVGHVGTQAQATEKNIVEIAQEDGNFTSLVAALTATDLVDDLSGPGPFTVFAPTDDAFAKLDPAVLDDLLNNNTAALADILLYHVVSGAVMSTDLSDGMTADTLQGESLNVAISADGVMINDAMVVVADIEASNGVIHVIDTVLIPPEEPAPPVGDTIVDIAVASGDFDCLVQALTAAGLVDELSGPGPFTVFAPTDDAFAALDPCVLKNLLKCDTETLTQILLYHVAAGETMSGDLEQCMKISTLQGGKLTVQFCGDAVYINNAKVVTADIQASNGVIHVIDTVLLPPAC
- a CDS encoding Mrp/NBP35 family ATP-binding protein, which gives rise to MQGDINVITAKSEDMKLIKKLSRIKHTIVVMSGKGGVGKSTVSVNLAVGLAMRGYEVGILDGDIHGPNIPKMLKIENVQLDADENGIYPAFVPPHLKVISMALLSSNRDQPIIWRGPMKMGALRKFIEDVYWGDLDYLIVDLPPGTGDEPLTIAQLIPKADGSIVVTTPQDVALLDSRKTVVFSEGLHLPVVGIIENMAGMQCPHCGKDIDLFKIGGGEKAAKELDVPFLGRVPIDPDVVNTGDEGLPIVAANPDSPAAKAFNEIIEKVIEFSNRKDVPRP